Proteins from a single region of Deinococcus aerolatus:
- a CDS encoding ankyrin repeat domain-containing protein, with protein sequence MTPLRGWMLALALLGGLLPWLGAFTGSAKGGRMTTAYQNDRLNAQLLQAAEGGDLNRVQVLLKAGASAVAADRNGRTALTWAAKGDHVAVARVLVAAGADPDPQDTEGNNALLVTGETGSVAMLREILKARPDLTRTNRFGGTALIPAADRGHLPYVRELLRTSNINVNHVNNLGWTALLEAVILGDGGPTHTEIVRELLAHGADRNIADRGGVTPLQHARQRGYAGMVRLLADSAGRP encoded by the coding sequence ATGACGCCGCTCAGGGGATGGATGCTGGCCCTGGCCCTGCTGGGCGGCCTCTTGCCGTGGCTGGGGGCCTTCACCGGCAGCGCGAAGGGGGGCAGGATGACCACCGCCTACCAGAATGACAGGTTAAACGCGCAGCTTCTTCAGGCCGCCGAGGGCGGTGACCTGAACAGGGTCCAGGTGCTGCTGAAGGCAGGTGCGTCTGCGGTCGCCGCGGACAGGAACGGGCGCACCGCCCTGACCTGGGCCGCAAAGGGCGACCACGTCGCTGTGGCGCGGGTGCTGGTGGCGGCAGGCGCGGACCCCGATCCCCAGGACACGGAGGGCAACAACGCCCTGCTGGTCACGGGTGAGACCGGCAGCGTGGCGATGCTGCGCGAGATCCTGAAGGCCAGGCCAGACCTGACCCGGACCAACCGCTTCGGCGGCACCGCCCTGATCCCTGCCGCTGACCGAGGCCACCTGCCGTACGTCCGCGAACTGCTGCGGACCTCGAACATCAACGTGAACCACGTGAACAATCTGGGCTGGACCGCCCTGCTGGAAGCGGTGATTCTGGGCGACGGCGGCCCCACCCACACTGAGATCGTGCGCGAGCTGCTGGCCCACGGCGCGGACCGAAATATTGCGGACCGCGGCGGCGTCACGCCGTTGCAACACGCCCGGCAGCGCGGGTACGCCGGGATGGTCAGGCTGCTGGCCGACAGCGCCGGGCGCCCCTGA